A stretch of Lathyrus oleraceus cultivar Zhongwan6 chromosome 6, CAAS_Psat_ZW6_1.0, whole genome shotgun sequence DNA encodes these proteins:
- the LOC127091620 gene encoding uncharacterized protein LOC127091620 has translation MAYCTILPISCFQPIRASATPLPPSQKARFVARRKESVSVQQLQRPLIEYMKLPASQYSVLDAERIVRVSEDTFRCYVYTIKFFTFEVCPVLLVKVEQQPHGCCIKLLSCKLEGSPMVAAQNDKFDAIMVNRISCDSDSNESLVQQLSSDTVIEVSIEIPFAFKAIPKQAIESAGTQVLEQILKIMLPRFMSQLVKDYQAWASGNASRQPLGTGEI, from the exons ATGGCTTACTGTACCATTCTTCCCATTTCCTGTTTTCAACCGATTCGTGCTTCCGCAACTCCTCTTCCTCCGTCCCAGAAAGCCCGCTTCGTTGCTCGCCGTAAGGAATCCGTTTCAGTTCAACAACTCCAACGTCCCCTAA TTGAATACATGAAGTTACCGGCGAGTCAATATTCAGTGTTGGATGCGGAGAGGATTGTGCGTGTCAGTGAAGATACATTCAGGTGTTATGTTTACACAATTAAGTTTTTCACCTTTGAGGTTTGTCCCGTTTTGCTCGTCAAGGTTGAACAGCAACCTCATGGCTGTTGCATTAAGCTCTTATCCTGCAAG CTTGAGGGCTCGCCGATGGTTGCCGCGCAGAACGATAAGTTTGATG CTATAATGGTGAACCGGATATCGTGTGATAGCGACTCAAATGAGTCACTGGTGCAGCAACTCTCATCCGACACTGTAATTGAG GTAAGCATTGAAATTCCTTTTGCGTTCAAAGCAATACCAAAGCAAGCAATTGAATCAGCTGGGACTCAAGTCCTTGAACAGATACTCAAGATTATGCTTCCCCGTTTTATGTCACAG CTTGTGAAAGATTATCAAGCCTGGGCCTCTGGAAATGCCTCAAGACAACCTCTTGGGACAGGTGAAATCTGA